The Streptomyces venezuelae genomic interval GATCGTCATGCTCACCGCGAAGAGTGACACTGTCGACGTTGTGGTGGGCCTGGAGTCCGGGGCCGACGACTACATCGTCAAGCCGTTCAAGCCGAAGGAGCTCGTCGCCCGTATCCGGGCGCGGCTGCGGAGGTCCGAGGAGCCGGCGCCGGAGCAGCTCACCATCGGTGACCTGGTCATCGACGTGGCCGGGCACTCCGTGAAGCGGGAGGGGCAGTCCATCGCCCTGACCCCGCTCGAGTTCGACCTGCTGGTCGCACTGGCGCGCAAGCCGTGGCAGGTCTTCACCCGTGAGGTCCTGCTGGAGCAGGTCTGGGGCTACCGGCACGCGGCCGACACCCGGCTGGTGAACGTGCACGTCCAGCGGCTGCGCTCGAAGGTCGAGAAGGACCCCGAGCGCCCGGAGATCGTGGTGACCGTCCGTGGTGTCGGTTACAAGGCGGGACCGAGCTGACAATGACTACAGGCAGTACTGCTCCGAAGCCCGGGGACCCGGGAGACCGTACGGGGCGGGCTGCCGGACCGGGGCGGGGGGGCCCGCGTTTCGGCCGCCTGCTGGGCGGGCGGCTCCTCAGCGACGGGGCACCGGGGGGACCGGTGTTCCGGCTCCTCGCCCGCTGGGTCCGCCGACCGCTGCTGCCCGCTGTGCGGCTGTGGCGCCGGAACATTCAGCTGAGGGTCGTCGCGGGCACCCTGCTGATGTCCCTCGGCGTGGTGCTGCTGCTCGGCCTCGTCGTCATCGGCCAGGTCCGCAACGGGCTGCTCGACGCCAAGGAGCAGGCCGCCCAGAGCCAGGCCGCCGGGGGGTTCTCCGCCGCGCAGGACCGGGCGGCGATCACCTCGTCGGCGCCCGGCCAGCAGGACGGCGGCCGGACCGGCGCGTCCGTGAACTGGCGCTCCACGCTCGTCGAGCAACTCGCCAGTGGCGGCCAGAGCGCCTTCAACGTGGTCGCGCTCTCCCTCGACACCGGTGACACCGCGAGCCGTGGCGCCCGCGCCTCCGGCGAGGTCGACCCCACCAAGAGCATCCCCGCCGACCTGAGGCTCCACGTCGCCCAGGGCTCGAACACCTTCCAGAAGTCGACCCGGATCTACTACACCAGCGGTGAACCGTCCGAGGCCGGGCTGGTGATCGGCAAGCGGCTGAACGACGCCGATGGCACCCCGTACGAGCTGTACTACCTCTTCCCGCTGACGCAGGAGGAGGACTCGCTCACCCTCGTCAAGGGCACCCTCGCGACCGCCGGCCTGTTCGTCGTCGTGCTGCTCGGCGCCATCGCCTGGTTCGTGGTCCGGCAGGTCGTGACGCCCGTCCGGATGGCCGCCGGGATCGCCGAGCGGCTCTCGGCCGGCCGCCTCCAGGAACGGATGAAGGTCACCGGCGAGGACGACATCGCGCGCCTCGGCGAGGCCTTCAACAAGATGGCCCAGAGCCTCCAGCTCAAGATCCAGCAGCTCGAGGAGCTGTCGCGGATGCAGCGCCGGTTCGTCTCCGACGTCTCGCACGAGCTGCGCACCCCGCTGACCACGGTCCGGATGGCCGCCGATGTCATCCACGAGGCCCGCGTCGACTTCGATCCCGTCACCGGACGGGCCGCCGAGCTCCTCGGCGATCAGCTCGACCGTTTCGAGTCGCTGCTCTCCGACCTCCTGGAGATCAGCCGCTTCGACGCGGGAGCGGCGGCCCTGGAGGCCGAGCCGATAGACCTGCGCCAGGTCGTGCGCCGGGTCATCGGTGGCGCCGAACCCCTCGCCGAGCGCAAGGGCACCCGGATCGTCGTCCTCGGCGACGAGCAGCCGGTGGTGGCCGAGGCGGACGCCCGCCGGGTCGAGCGGGTGCTGCGCAACCTCGTCGTCAACGCCGTCGAGCACGGTGAGGGACGGGACGTGGTGGTGAAGCTCGCCGCCGCCGGCGGGGCCGTCGCCGTCGCCGTCCGCGACTACGGCGTCGGACTCAAGCCGGGCGAGGCGACCCGGGTGTTCAACCGCTTCTGGCGCGCCGACCCGGCCCGCGCGCGCACCACCGGCGGTACGGGCCTCGGACTGTCGATCGCCGTGGAGGACGCGCGGCTGCACGGCGGCTGGCTGCAGGCCTGGGGCGAGCCCGGCGGCGGGTCGCAGTTCCGGCTGACCCTGCCGAGGACCGCGGACGAACCGCTGCGCGGCTCCCCGATCCCGCTGGAGCCCGAGGACTCGCGGCGCAATCGTGAACAGGCGACCGCCGGGCGCGTACAGGAGAGCACGCGCCGCGTGGCGCTTCCAGCGCAGCCCGCCGGAGACAGGCCGTCGCTCCCCGTACCGCCGAGGCTGCCCGCGGCGCCGAGGGCGACCGTCGACCCGACGGCCCTGCCCGGCAGCGGGTCCAGAGTGGTGCCGCGAGCGGCGACGGAGAGTGACGGCGTCGGGGCGAGCACGGCGACGGCCGGGGGAACCGGGAACGCGGAGCGGGAGGACGGGACACGTGGGCGCTGACTCCCGACAGGGACGCGCGGGGCGGGGCGGGAACACACGGGCGATCGTGCTGGCCGCGTGCGGCGGGCTCGTCGTCACCGGGTGCGCGACGATGCCCGACAGCGGTGACGTGGAGACGGTGAAGGGGGCGAACCTCGGTGACTCGCAGGTGCGGGTCTATGCCGTCGCCCCCCGGGAGAACGCCGACCCGGACGAGATCGTCGACGGCTTCCTGGAGGCCATGACCAGCGACGACCCCGGTTTCGCCACCGCCCGCAAGTATCTGACGGACGCTGCCTCGAAGACCTGGAAGCCGGAGCAGAGCATTACGGTGCTCACCACCGCGCCCGACCGCGAACAGGCCGACCGGAACGCCGACCCGGACAACCAGGGCCGCGCCTACCCGCTCTCCGGCCGCAAGATCGCGACGGTGGACGCCCGCCACGCCTACCAGCCGCACAGCCCCGCCGCGTACGTCCAGTCGATCCACGTCGTGCAGCAGCCCTCCGAGGACGGCAAGGGCAAGGAATGGCGCATCGACAGCCTGCCGTCCGGTCTGGTGCTCGGCGAGGCCGATTTCCTGCGCAACTACCGGTCGGTCAACAAGTACTACTTCGCCTCCCGGGAGGACTGGCTCGTGGCCGACCCGGTCTACATCCGGCAGCGGCAGGACCCGGTCACCCGGATGGATCCCGTGACGCAGACCGTCAAGGCGCTGCTCGAAGGGCCGACGAACTGGCTGAAGACGGCCGTCGACTC includes:
- the mtrB gene encoding MtrAB system histidine kinase MtrB, which encodes MTTGSTAPKPGDPGDRTGRAAGPGRGGPRFGRLLGGRLLSDGAPGGPVFRLLARWVRRPLLPAVRLWRRNIQLRVVAGTLLMSLGVVLLLGLVVIGQVRNGLLDAKEQAAQSQAAGGFSAAQDRAAITSSAPGQQDGGRTGASVNWRSTLVEQLASGGQSAFNVVALSLDTGDTASRGARASGEVDPTKSIPADLRLHVAQGSNTFQKSTRIYYTSGEPSEAGLVIGKRLNDADGTPYELYYLFPLTQEEDSLTLVKGTLATAGLFVVVLLGAIAWFVVRQVVTPVRMAAGIAERLSAGRLQERMKVTGEDDIARLGEAFNKMAQSLQLKIQQLEELSRMQRRFVSDVSHELRTPLTTVRMAADVIHEARVDFDPVTGRAAELLGDQLDRFESLLSDLLEISRFDAGAAALEAEPIDLRQVVRRVIGGAEPLAERKGTRIVVLGDEQPVVAEADARRVERVLRNLVVNAVEHGEGRDVVVKLAAAGGAVAVAVRDYGVGLKPGEATRVFNRFWRADPARARTTGGTGLGLSIAVEDARLHGGWLQAWGEPGGGSQFRLTLPRTADEPLRGSPIPLEPEDSRRNREQATAGRVQESTRRVALPAQPAGDRPSLPVPPRLPAAPRATVDPTALPGSGSRVVPRAATESDGVGASTATAGGTGNAEREDGTRGR
- the mtrA gene encoding two-component system response regulator MtrA, with the translated sequence MKGRVLVVDDDTALAEMLGIVLRGEGFDPSFVADGDKALAAFREAKPDLVLLDLMLPGRDGIEVCRLIRAESGVPIVMLTAKSDTVDVVVGLESGADDYIVKPFKPKELVARIRARLRRSEEPAPEQLTIGDLVIDVAGHSVKREGQSIALTPLEFDLLVALARKPWQVFTREVLLEQVWGYRHAADTRLVNVHVQRLRSKVEKDPERPEIVVTVRGVGYKAGPS